Within Paralichthys olivaceus isolate ysfri-2021 chromosome 14, ASM2471397v2, whole genome shotgun sequence, the genomic segment TTCAGTTGCGCCATCATTTGCAGCTTTTCATGCCACAGGACTGAATGAGGGGAAACAAGCCGGACATTGTGTGGCTGAGGTTTGTCTCAGTTTGAGGATTATAAGATCAGGAATCTTGTGAAATATAGGTGATCATGCATGAAGTGCTAAATCATATGGCAATGCAATTTGTCATGATCGATACGAtccattattgtttttataattgGACACTTATATCAAACAATATTCAGTATAGTCATTGCAGAACTTGACAGCAGTTTATTTATATGGCCATAATAAGACAAATAACCATTAATGATTTGTAAGATATAGATAAAGAGAAACAATGAGAATACACTgaaattgtttaatttgttgTATCGAAGTTGATGAAAAACACCCAAATCTCTTTGTCCTGGCTTGACCCCAACATGAATTTAGGTATGCACTTTTTTCTCCCCAGAGATTAAACAGGGTTAAAAATAATCCTACATGTAAAGAAATGGTGACACAAGTAAGCATacatataaaatgtttgtgctgGTCATGTGAGGCCTGTTTATTCCAATGTAACTTCATCATATCTGTTCCATGTGAGACTTTCTGCACAGTAAGAATGACATTGCAGCTCGAATAAAGTCCAGTCCTCTGGTTCAAACGATATAAAAGGGCAGCTTTAATGGCTTCAGTAAATAAGATTATCGTCTTGCAGAGCAATGTGGAATGTATACGTTTTTAACACGAGGGAACATTATTGCTCAACACGTTAGTGGCCTCTGTACAGACCTGCATGGTCCTAAAACCATACATCATGAAACAAGTCTTTCATCCTCTCAGAGGGATTTTAAGTGTTAGAGCTCAATAAAACTAATATTGTAAGGTAATGTGCAGGATGGGTGAGAGGAGAAGCTAATATGTCAGAATgatgcacacaaaacacacagatgttgaAGATTTCTAAATTAAGTAACTCTGTAATCTGTTATTATTCTCACTCTCCTAAACTATTTGTGTTGTAATAAAACCCCTGACCCTGGCTCAGCGGTTAAATCTACGTCAGATGTAAAAGTGGGTTCCTGCTGCCAAGTTGTtcaaacaaagtgtgtgtaacTATTTATTCAGTTGCACACTTTGTGATGCCAGGGGGGAAACACAAGGGACTGGTGCCAAATAACTTGTGTGTGGTATTTACAAGTGCTATAATTATCAATGTCGCCTTCAGGGTGCCAATTGTGCCTTCAGGCTGTGGACTGAGTTAAAGGTGCCTTAGATAAACTACAGCTGCAGTTGACTCCTGGGTAAATTCCTGGGTCAGAGTCACAGCCAgaacattttgattattttcatttcacattggAATGTAGTGCAGATCTCTGTCATGACATTCATAGAATCATTTCCTCTTCATCGATTTGTCTACAAAGTAAAcgctcagagtggaacctggAATAGTGAGAGAAGAAGGTTTTTATACAGTATGATAAACAGGAAACGTCTGCCTTTGCTTCTGCAGGAAACAGAAAGTTTGCTGGTTGCacagatcagggtcaacaagaggatcatgAACTTTGAGGTTGCATCGGCCAAGTGCACAGCAACACTCAGGGCATTTGTTAGTTAAaggtaaaaattaaaaaaagatggtCCAGACGGTTCCTCTTATGCGAGcacaactgtatttatatatgaggagttattgttgaacaGAGCACACaagcattgatcagacataggaaagagttcaagcaaAGTTCATGTATGGACTGTTTACCAAGTAAACAGTCCATTTCAAACAGGGAGGTTTGAAACCAAAATCTCAATCTTTGCTTTCTAATAGCGGAGCTACTATTTTCTTTAGCGATATTAATATTCAAAGTCCTCTAAATAAAACAAGGATGACAGTCAGAAAATGAAACATCTGTGGACTGCACAGGCCCCAAGGTAGGAGCCTCAGGCTGTTGTAGGGGCCACCGTGTGGTAAAACGCAGTGCTGCCCACTCACAGATTAACAGTCATGGCAGGGCTCAAATGAACAAACTACatttgagagaaagaaaaaaatccaaacatcACAGTGGATTATGACCATTTCGGAAGTGTTTTTCTGTGATAATAAATAGGGACGTCTCTGCACAGCCTATCGGATTCCGGGATGCAATACGCATCCAAATGAAAAGAACGCCAGTCCTCGCTAATCCTTGTATATCCTTTTTATCTCGGGACTCATAGCAGTCTGATCACTATGGGACAGCGAAGCGGTGGGACCAAGCCATGCGGATGATATTCTtgtaaatgagagaaaaaagcaaGTCTGTCTGACTTCAGAGGGCGCAAACTGGGCGCATGTAGCTGCGTATGCGTAAAAGTGGGCCAACATGTTCCTCGTTCTGCTCCTGGGGCTCTACCTGGCCACAGGTGAACTTATCTCCCCAGTGAGCTCCTGTCCGTCGCAGTGCAGCTGTTTCTACCACAACCTGAGTGATGGATCAAAGGCCAGGTAAGCATGGGAATTATTTTATATCCCAAAACACACTgcagtttggtttggtttgtgcGTTTCTTTAGAAGTGCAGGTCTAGTCCTCACACGAGGATATATTTTTTCAGAGAGGTGAACACGTGTACAAAAGATAATTCAGGGAGTGCATGTCGATCCAATTTTATTTAATGCAGGATTATCTCTCAAAGGCACTTTCAACCCTCCCATTTATGCGTTTTTAAGTGTTTGGATGGATTGGGAATGAGTGTTTTTTCAGAATTATCCACAGGATTTTAGTGGCATGTGAACTTTTCATTTAGAGTCCAAAACatgatttaattgaatttaatggtgtttttttcattttccatttaatTTCATCGTTTCATTTGCTGTAAAATATATCAATCTGCGTAATTTGCACAGGATGTTGAACATAAATTCAcgtgtctcttcctcttttagGAGCGTGATTTGCAATGACCCCGACATATCTCTTGTGCCTGTCGGGTTCCCTGTTGACACGTCCAAGCTGCGGATCGAGAAGACGGTCATTCAGCGGATACCAAGCGAAGCCTTTAACTACCTCTCCAGTCTGGAATTCCTGTGGATGTCTTTCAACACCCTGTCCGCCTTGAATCCGGACAGTTTCCGGGGATTGTTCAACCTGGAAGAGCTTCGCCTGGACGGGAACGCCCTCACCGCCTTTCCCTGGGAATCTATCATGGACATGCCCAGCCTCAGACTTCTCGATTTGCACAACAACCAGCTCACCTCGCTGCCCGCGGAGGCCACCACTCACATTAAGAACCTCACCTACCTGGACCTCTCCAGCAACAACCTGCTGACCCTGCCTGCAGAGGTGCTCTCCACCTGGCTGGCGGTGAAACCAGCGCAAGGACCAGAGAGCTCCAAGATGATACTTGGTAAGTGACACCATGTCACTCATGCACCCTTCATGCACCCAATCCCTCAGCTCCAGGTACTGTCAAAAACTGTGCGTAAAGGAAGTGGTGTTACATTTACGCAGAGGAATGTTCTTGAACAGCTGGATAACAGCTGCTAAGCAACACATCACTTCATCTTATGATCAGTAAATCTGACGATGAAATTACATCAATATcggaggaaaaacacatttagcaaaatatatttattgtttattattattattaataattcaaCATCCATTATTAAGCATTTATAGAAAGTGTTTAcatgttaaatttaaaacactATAATGTAGTTACAAACAGATGACATTTGATATTTGATTGATATTTGTCAATAGCTATAACGTCTCCTGACTCTAATAAGTGGAAGTGGAACTGTTAACAAACACTTCCCATTAATAAACATAGCAAAACCTCCTTCTATCTTTTTAAGGCTACATAAAGcagatatgaaatatatatatggtGGTTGTATGAATTCAAAATTTTGAACagatttttctctcctcaaGCTTTTAAACGATCCTTCTGCACCAGTTTACTTTAGGACAAAGCTCATATTTTAAGTCAGAGTGGAAAAAGtgagattttctttttgcgttttgttttctttaaattttgaAGAAAGATATGCACAACCTTTCTGCATTTCACATCCCACTGCATGTTGAGAAAACAGAGTTTAAAACGTCCTCATCCTCCGAGCAGTGGACAGCTGCTCCACGTTCAGCTGTCCACCTCTCTGAGGACAGGTGGGTTAAATGACAGCAAAACCTGACCTTGACCACAagaccaccaccatcatcatcatcatcatcattatcattatcatcatcatcatcatcatcatcatcatcatcatcatcatcatcattgccATAGTCATGGTCATAATGTAGTTtatgaattaaatgttaatccTCTTACTGgattaacattttaacatccACACCAGCCATCTGCTGGCTGGTCCATCACTTTGCACACAGCTGGATGCTCGTCTTTCCTCCTGTAGCCTCACTTATACCTTCTCCCTCAGGTCTCCATGACAACCCCTGGGTGTGTGACTGCCGGCTCTACGACCTAGTCCAGTTCCAGAAGTCCCCAACTCTGTCGGTGGCGTTCATCGACACCAGGCTCCGGTGTTCCGCGCCGGAGAGCGTGTCGGGGGTTCTGTTCAGTGATGCAGAGCTGAGGCGCTGTCAGCTCCCACGTATCCACACCGCCGTGGCGCGAGTCCGGAGCGCTGTTGGAAACAATGTGCTGCTCCGTTGTGGGACCATTGGAGTCCCCATCCCGGACCTGACATGGCGCAGGACCGATGGACGAGCCCTCAATGGAACAGGTGAGTCAGCACCTCTGTGGATGTGGGGGGCTTTCATTGTTTAGAGCTTGAGATAAGATGCTTTTGTCTGCACTATAGTGCTGCTGTTAAttacacacagagcagtggagATAGTCAGGTTGTAAGtctgactgacagctgcagcCACAACAGTGAGTTCTGCAACACTAATCACCTGCAGCTGTCTATTTACATGTTTACTAAAGCGGATATTTCTCAGATGCCACaaaatatttcaatgttttcaCATTGTCTTTTCTTGTCATCATGTAACAACcgtattttctcttttctgctgcAACAGTCCAGCAGGAAACGTCAAAGGAAGGAATCACCTGGTCCATCCTCAGTGTCCCAGCTGTGTCCTATCATGATTCAGGGAAATACATCTGCAAGGCCACTAACTACGCAGGGAATGCAGAGGCTGTAATTTCTCTCATTGTCTCTAACTCCCCAAAGCCAGAGGGGAATCAAACCAGTAGTGAGAAGAAGGCAAAAGTCAAGAAATCCAACCAAATAGGCAAAGCTGCCTACCAGGAGAAACTGGTGGCCAGATACTTGGTTCCAACCTCCACCCCTTCATCCCTGCCTGCCCTGGATCCTGGCCTCCCACCTGGGCTTGGTTCTGAGTCTGATCTAGCCAGTTACAGCCTGGCTGACAGAGCCACACCGGGGCCTGCCACCTCCTCCAACCCAGATGCATTGCTGGATCTGGAGAAGACAAACCTAAGCAACTTGGCTGCCAACACCTCGTCGCTGCAGCAAGACCCGGACAGGGTGGTCCGCTCAGTGAAGGTAGTGGGGGACACAGACAATACAATTTCTCTGAACTGGAGAGCCCCTAAAGCCAAGAACACTACAGCATTTAGTGTGTTGTATGCTGTGTTTGGAGAGAGGGACATGAGGAAGATCAATGTTGGGGCGGGACAGAACCGTGTAACCATCGAAGGGCTGGTGCCCAGGACCAAGTAcattgcctgtgtgtgtgtgagggggctGATCCCAAAGAAGGAGCAGTGTGTGATATTTTCCACTGATGAAGCAGCCAGTGCCACTGGCACCCAGAGGCTGATTAACGTGATTGTGATCACAGTGGCCTGTATCATCGCAGTCCCACTCACCGTCATCGTGTGCTGTGGGGCGCTGAAGAGACGCATTCAGAAGTACTGGGGAAAGAAGTCCAAGGACATCCAAGATTCATATGTGACCTTTGAAACGCTGTCACCTGGTACAAAGGCCAAAGGGCTTGAGGGCGAGTATTTGAACAGACTGAACCCAGAGGAGTCCAACAGGCTGCTGTCGGCCCGCTCCAGCCTGGACTCTGAGGCCACGGCTAAGATAGAGGGACAGCCCAACGAGTACTTCTGCTGACATCATGCTCCAGCTCCGGCTCCTGCTCCACGCCATCTCCCTCGCACTCAACCACATCCACGTCCCAGCCAACACACTAACATGCATTCACATACCCTTCACCACCCCCACCTGCATGTCCATCCACATCCATACCCCCATCACTACCAGTACTCTCACTCTCAGCGACATCCTGACGTCAGTCCCCCTCTCACCCACTCCCATACGCCCACACGTTGGGATTCCCCCCCACCTGTTCCTCCGCGCTGGATCACGCCACCAACTCCGCCGCCGCAGAGAGCCAACTTCTATCAAAGGACCTTTGCACGCTGCACTATCATGGAAATATCAGTTTAgagaatatttaacattttaattcacttgtATTTTAACCAAACATTGAGGGAAACTCACTGGGTTGTCACACATGTATCCACACAGTTAAAATTATAAGACATTTGACACAGCATCCAAACACACTCATGCTTTAATGTCtaaaagaatgttttttttattactaaGCCTGTAAGAGGAAACAAGtcaaaaaatgaaattattattgtaattaatatttaatttcactcaCAGGGCCCAGCAAAGAAACCTCTGCAATCTCATCTGATTAAAAGGGAACTCAGCGGTATACATTCCATTGTTTATATCATATATGTACGTGtatgatttgtaaatatgttaCCTGgataatgtacacacacatatacagttaTGTCTGTGCCTCTGTATAATCTGTCATACGTTCTCAGAGAAGATATACACACAGGCATGGTTCAACAACTCTggtgaatgaagaaaaaagctggagctggagaaagaaGTACATGAAGGTCTGAACTATGACACCGTGTAAATAGCGTGGACatgatgcaaaaatgaaatgttaaaaaaaatatttctactCCT encodes:
- the lrit1a gene encoding leucine-rich repeat, immunoglobulin-like domain and transmembrane domain-containing protein 1a gives rise to the protein MFLVLLLGLYLATGELISPVSSCPSQCSCFYHNLSDGSKARSVICNDPDISLVPVGFPVDTSKLRIEKTVIQRIPSEAFNYLSSLEFLWMSFNTLSALNPDSFRGLFNLEELRLDGNALTAFPWESIMDMPSLRLLDLHNNQLTSLPAEATTHIKNLTYLDLSSNNLLTLPAEVLSTWLAVKPAQGPESSKMILGLHDNPWVCDCRLYDLVQFQKSPTLSVAFIDTRLRCSAPESVSGVLFSDAELRRCQLPRIHTAVARVRSAVGNNVLLRCGTIGVPIPDLTWRRTDGRALNGTVQQETSKEGITWSILSVPAVSYHDSGKYICKATNYAGNAEAVISLIVSNSPKPEGNQTSSEKKAKVKKSNQIGKAAYQEKLVARYLVPTSTPSSLPALDPGLPPGLGSESDLASYSLADRATPGPATSSNPDALLDLEKTNLSNLAANTSSLQQDPDRVVRSVKVVGDTDNTISLNWRAPKAKNTTAFSVLYAVFGERDMRKINVGAGQNRVTIEGLVPRTKYIACVCVRGLIPKKEQCVIFSTDEAASATGTQRLINVIVITVACIIAVPLTVIVCCGALKRRIQKYWGKKSKDIQDSYVTFETLSPGTKAKGLEGEYLNRLNPEESNRLLSARSSLDSEATAKIEGQPNEYFC